In a genomic window of Halobiforma lacisalsi AJ5:
- a CDS encoding HVO_2523 family zinc finger protein yields MSDGDGDGVGDPDHEAERDHGGRPCPHCERPLFKRHCKYVCPQHGVVYDCADTFW; encoded by the coding sequence ATGAGCGATGGCGACGGCGACGGCGTCGGCGACCCCGACCACGAGGCCGAACGAGACCACGGCGGCCGCCCCTGTCCACACTGCGAGCGCCCACTCTTCAAGCGCCATTGCAAGTACGTCTGTCCTCAGCACGGCGTCGTCTACGACTGTGCGGACACCTTCTGGTGA
- a CDS encoding type IV pilin N-terminal domain-containing protein, whose translation MRRREMIVGSGTVAAIALSGYTGAATDADDDRPSLPSDLESVLELVPGESALDANYRHVVYSRVDDAGSTPLYLGGHEVLEELDIDADAVAELVVVVTDDETRLSVVAGEFDAPDVGDDADLDGWTVGEVDDEPVAAAEGALVVATGDDGDEIVDAALEAADDEDTETILADPETASTTFDHLESKSYVTFVPDVSEVPHNEFDGDVVEAFGVGLETAPMAREDDSDTLENDYVLHLDPDAGAHVDDEWIVDRVESIERNEILETSIDRSDDVVYVQAVVEQPPERDREAAPDARVRARSNADEGVVTFEHVGGEPIETDSLEVWRDGDLADDQLADEYATFTEGDTFELETGPLADVGLRWFDEEADVYYYYDTTVVGAESFDGQYDPDEETVEFTYTGGLEVDSDLVELVHRSDDDGSYDLDRGDLDVDGPLVDGETITVDGVTLGDRVSLELSVPANPNRGQRSLSSVRVRPPRMHLSRREETVVARYWGDIDRDADEFRVLVEDEPADVQFSDVTDTLSEHDRVELGELDHGTHVAVEWLEPDDPVVVTERVLRPYARIDMDYDDSAGTVTADYEEGDEIDADDLELRIADEPAPVQPADEYETFAPGDDLTVEADPFATVELVWEGGDDTEYGLGRVTVGRRAFDAEYDPDTDEVEIVYTGEQPADPSNLTVSQRGSRSSGDDEDLFAQEYDSLTDGDSIVLEDVEIDDRISVMLVQEGENYSSRSSIFRFTPEPRWAFSVEDRGSEDGDGDEDGLVAVYHERTTRDADNFEILVDGEPADVQPSDRHDTLTAEDEIELGEFEAGTELSFRWVVPDEPREVRNHVVVPDAEFEVDYDADDDEITVEHAGGDGIDAADLAVIVEPLSPEPTDWDGDGTVSEGDSTTVDVDDLDSRRDRDPAAVGILFRDHHLTHVRIDD comes from the coding sequence ATGCGAAGACGTGAAATGATCGTCGGCAGCGGTACCGTCGCAGCGATCGCCCTCTCCGGGTACACCGGCGCAGCGACGGACGCCGACGACGATCGGCCCTCCCTCCCGTCCGATCTCGAGTCCGTACTCGAACTGGTCCCCGGCGAATCGGCCCTCGACGCGAACTACCGACACGTCGTCTACTCGCGAGTGGACGACGCCGGTTCCACTCCCCTCTATCTGGGCGGACACGAGGTGCTCGAGGAACTGGATATCGACGCCGACGCAGTCGCCGAGCTGGTCGTGGTCGTCACCGACGACGAGACGCGACTCAGCGTCGTCGCTGGCGAGTTCGACGCGCCCGACGTCGGCGACGACGCGGACCTCGACGGCTGGACGGTCGGTGAGGTCGACGACGAACCGGTCGCGGCCGCCGAAGGCGCGCTCGTGGTCGCGACCGGCGACGACGGCGACGAAATCGTCGACGCTGCCCTCGAGGCCGCCGACGACGAGGACACCGAGACGATCCTCGCCGATCCCGAGACGGCCAGCACCACGTTCGATCACCTCGAGTCGAAGTCGTACGTCACCTTCGTCCCGGACGTCTCCGAGGTACCCCACAACGAGTTCGACGGCGACGTCGTCGAGGCGTTCGGCGTGGGTCTCGAGACCGCGCCGATGGCTCGCGAGGACGACAGCGACACCCTCGAAAACGACTACGTCCTTCACCTCGATCCCGACGCCGGAGCCCACGTCGACGACGAGTGGATCGTCGACCGAGTCGAGTCGATCGAGCGGAACGAAATCCTCGAGACGTCGATCGATCGGTCGGACGACGTGGTCTACGTCCAGGCGGTGGTCGAGCAACCCCCGGAACGCGACCGCGAGGCTGCACCCGATGCGCGCGTTCGGGCTCGCTCGAACGCCGACGAAGGCGTCGTGACGTTCGAACACGTCGGCGGGGAGCCGATCGAGACCGACTCGCTCGAGGTCTGGCGCGACGGCGACCTCGCCGACGACCAGCTCGCCGACGAGTATGCCACGTTCACGGAGGGAGATACCTTCGAACTCGAGACCGGTCCGCTCGCGGACGTCGGACTGCGCTGGTTCGACGAGGAAGCGGACGTCTACTACTACTACGATACGACTGTCGTCGGCGCGGAGTCGTTCGACGGGCAGTACGACCCCGACGAGGAGACGGTCGAGTTCACCTACACCGGCGGCCTCGAGGTCGATTCCGACCTCGTCGAGCTCGTCCACCGGAGCGACGACGACGGCTCGTACGATCTGGATCGGGGTGATCTCGACGTCGACGGACCGCTTGTCGACGGCGAGACGATCACGGTCGACGGCGTCACCCTTGGTGACCGCGTCTCCCTGGAGCTGTCGGTACCGGCCAATCCGAACCGTGGCCAGCGATCGCTGTCGTCCGTCAGAGTTCGTCCGCCCAGAATGCACCTCTCGCGGCGCGAGGAAACCGTCGTCGCGAGGTACTGGGGCGACATCGACCGCGACGCCGACGAGTTCCGCGTGCTGGTCGAGGACGAACCCGCGGACGTCCAGTTCAGCGACGTGACCGACACGCTGTCGGAACACGACCGGGTCGAACTCGGCGAGCTGGACCACGGAACACACGTCGCCGTCGAGTGGCTCGAGCCGGACGACCCCGTCGTCGTCACGGAACGGGTCCTCCGCCCCTACGCACGCATCGACATGGATTACGACGACAGTGCGGGGACAGTTACGGCCGACTACGAGGAGGGCGACGAGATCGATGCCGACGACCTCGAGCTTCGGATCGCCGACGAGCCGGCGCCCGTCCAGCCGGCGGACGAGTACGAGACGTTCGCGCCCGGCGACGACCTCACGGTCGAGGCCGATCCCTTCGCGACGGTCGAACTCGTGTGGGAGGGCGGAGACGACACCGAGTACGGGCTCGGCCGTGTCACCGTCGGCCGGCGCGCGTTCGACGCCGAGTACGACCCCGATACCGACGAGGTCGAGATCGTCTACACCGGCGAACAGCCGGCCGACCCGTCGAATCTGACCGTCAGCCAGCGCGGCAGCAGGTCGTCCGGCGACGACGAGGACCTGTTCGCCCAGGAGTACGACAGCCTGACCGACGGCGACAGTATCGTCCTCGAGGACGTCGAAATCGACGACAGGATTTCGGTCATGCTGGTCCAGGAAGGGGAGAACTACTCGTCCCGGAGCTCGATCTTCCGGTTCACCCCGGAGCCACGCTGGGCGTTTTCCGTCGAGGACCGTGGGAGCGAGGACGGGGACGGAGACGAGGACGGACTCGTCGCCGTCTACCACGAACGAACGACTCGAGACGCGGACAACTTCGAGATCCTCGTCGACGGCGAACCCGCCGACGTCCAGCCGTCGGATCGACACGACACGCTGACGGCGGAGGACGAGATCGAACTCGGTGAGTTCGAGGCCGGAACCGAACTGAGCTTCCGCTGGGTCGTGCCGGACGAGCCCCGCGAGGTCCGCAACCACGTGGTCGTCCCGGACGCCGAATTCGAGGTCGACTACGACGCGGACGACGACGAGATCACCGTCGAACACGCCGGCGGTGACGGGATCGATGCGGCCGACCTGGCCGTGATCGTCGAGCCCCTCAGTCCCGAGCCGACCGACTGGGACGGCGACGGCACGGTCTCCGAGGGCGATTCCACGACCGTCGACGTCGACGACCTCGACTCGCGTCGCGATCGGGACCCGGCCGCAGTCGGGATCCTGTTCCGCGATCACCACCTCACGCACGTACGGATCGACGACTGA
- a CDS encoding RAD55 family ATPase, protein MRIPTGVPGFDELVDGGLLEDRLYIVSGPPGSGKTTFCSQFLTKGVFEGETALYLSMHESKEELVTDMSNFEFGFEQAISSSQMKFLDVFDAEAKRLFSSSSRTGADSPGSVENLSNKLVSFVESKGVDRLVIDSTMLLEYYFSDDVDELVTFLTKLKRSDATVLLISEMTDPTSYSDGHYLAHGVVFMHNYLESGGMTRGVQIIKMRGTQIDCDIREAEFTDRGLRVKPNEKIQS, encoded by the coding sequence ATGCGAATACCTACGGGCGTACCGGGGTTCGACGAGCTAGTCGACGGCGGGCTCCTGGAAGACCGGCTGTACATCGTCAGCGGACCGCCGGGAAGCGGCAAGACGACCTTCTGTTCGCAGTTTCTCACCAAGGGCGTCTTCGAGGGTGAGACGGCACTGTACCTGAGCATGCACGAGTCCAAGGAGGAACTCGTCACCGACATGTCGAACTTCGAGTTCGGCTTCGAGCAGGCGATCTCCTCGAGCCAGATGAAGTTCCTCGACGTCTTCGACGCGGAGGCAAAGCGGCTGTTCTCCTCGTCGTCGCGGACGGGCGCCGACTCGCCCGGCAGCGTCGAGAACCTCTCGAACAAACTGGTCTCGTTCGTCGAGTCGAAAGGCGTCGACCGGCTCGTCATCGACTCGACGATGCTGCTCGAGTACTACTTCTCGGACGACGTCGACGAGCTCGTCACCTTCCTGACGAAGCTCAAGCGTTCGGACGCGACCGTCCTCCTGATCTCGGAGATGACCGATCCGACCTCCTACTCGGACGGTCACTACCTCGCCCACGGGGTCGTGTTCATGCACAACTACCTCGAGTCCGGCGGGATGACCAGGGGCGTCCAGATCATCAAGATGCGCGGCACCCAGATCGACTGCGACATCAGGGAGGCCGAGTTCACCGATCGGGGACTGCGCGTCAAGCCGAACGAAAAGATCCAGTCCTGA
- a CDS encoding DUF7115 domain-containing protein has translation MNVPGIVQSALDGEEIAARVSLGGDDELFVTSSSTLVYRADGLLSDESVDEYGHEAERLTLSEGRRKTKFTLEYPLEGSREFAIPSGKTDAVLHPVLAGVLNGNDITDPGETVVQTYRFSELTLIVTSERLVKHIGEAVWDEDYEEYHFSDVTNLAFEDGSVATQIVLTVDGRPQRIKAPNDEANDLRERLKRALFDYHDVSSLEELNETVGGQEDDDSASASASAGSSSMDFGDGVDPLDADPPEPDDRETVDADVNGAAQGQGQPVDGSGQGSNSNGAIGAADSSTPQSRSTAQETATESTAGSIGSAENDAGSRPSTDEPEPIETGDVFETADTSTETADEPEPRTDPELLERIEALETAVERQSDLIEQQQGTIEQLIEELRQGR, from the coding sequence ATGAACGTTCCCGGCATCGTACAGTCTGCTCTCGATGGCGAGGAGATCGCGGCACGAGTTTCTCTCGGCGGCGACGACGAACTCTTCGTTACTTCCTCCAGCACGCTCGTCTATCGCGCGGACGGTCTCCTGAGCGACGAATCTGTCGACGAGTACGGCCACGAAGCCGAACGGCTCACCCTCTCTGAGGGCCGACGCAAGACCAAGTTCACCCTCGAGTATCCCCTCGAGGGCTCCCGGGAGTTCGCGATCCCCTCGGGCAAGACCGACGCCGTTCTCCACCCGGTGCTTGCCGGCGTGCTCAACGGCAACGACATCACCGACCCCGGCGAGACGGTCGTCCAGACCTACCGATTCAGCGAACTCACGCTGATCGTCACCAGCGAGCGGCTGGTCAAACACATCGGCGAGGCAGTCTGGGACGAGGATTACGAGGAGTACCACTTCTCGGACGTGACCAATTTGGCGTTCGAGGACGGCAGCGTCGCAACCCAGATCGTCCTCACCGTCGACGGACGGCCCCAGCGGATCAAGGCCCCCAACGACGAGGCCAACGATCTCCGCGAGCGACTCAAGCGGGCCTTGTTCGACTACCACGACGTCTCCTCGCTCGAGGAACTCAACGAGACGGTCGGCGGCCAAGAGGACGACGACTCCGCGAGCGCCAGCGCCAGCGCCGGCAGTTCCTCGATGGACTTCGGCGACGGCGTCGATCCGCTCGACGCGGATCCGCCCGAGCCCGACGACCGAGAGACCGTCGACGCGGACGTAAACGGCGCCGCACAGGGCCAGGGCCAGCCCGTCGACGGCTCCGGCCAGGGGTCGAACTCGAACGGGGCCATCGGCGCCGCCGACTCGAGCACGCCTCAGAGCCGCAGTACCGCCCAGGAGACCGCTACGGAGTCGACGGCCGGGTCGATCGGTTCGGCGGAGAACGACGCCGGGTCCCGACCGTCGACCGACGAACCGGAGCCCATCGAGACCGGCGACGTCTTCGAGACGGCCGATACGTCTACCGAAACCGCCGACGAACCCGAGCCACGGACGGATCCGGAACTGCTCGAGCGCATCGAAGCCCTCGAGACCGCCGTCGAACGCCAGAGCGACCTCATCGAGCAACAACAGGGGACGATCGAGCAGTTGATCGAGGAGCTTCGGCAGGGCCGATAG
- a CDS encoding DNA-methyltransferase, whose translation METTHRVFVGDARELSGIEDDSVELVVTSPPYPMIEMWDDLFAELDPAVGDALESGDGRRAFEAMHAQLDRVWDELERVLVDGGIVCVNVGDATRTLDDSFRVYPNHARVLEAFESRGFDPLPDVLWRKPANSAAKFMGSGTLPPNAYVTLEHEYVLIFRNGEAKRGFEPKADRRYEAAYFWEERNRWFSDVWTEVRGELQDLDFGDDDGDLRDRSAAFPLEIPYRLICMYSAYGDTVLDPFWGTGTTTLAAMCAGRHSAGYELEPEFLEVFEDRIGDVPELSRAVGRARLERHREFVEERREAGKGFEYEAEYYDTPVVTKMERGLRLREVVGVDQDPLEGVSERIDSEEGTAAEPSETGTGTGTGTRGNSDWTSGTGYRVEHAPLSVEDRIDTETARN comes from the coding sequence ATGGAGACGACCCATCGAGTGTTCGTCGGCGACGCCCGGGAACTGTCCGGGATCGAGGACGATTCCGTCGAACTCGTCGTCACGTCGCCGCCGTATCCGATGATCGAGATGTGGGACGACCTCTTCGCCGAGCTCGATCCTGCGGTCGGCGACGCGCTCGAGTCGGGCGACGGCCGTCGGGCCTTCGAGGCGATGCACGCGCAACTCGATCGGGTCTGGGACGAACTCGAGCGGGTGCTGGTCGACGGCGGCATCGTCTGTGTCAACGTCGGCGACGCGACGCGCACGCTCGACGACAGTTTCCGGGTCTACCCCAACCACGCCCGCGTGCTCGAGGCCTTCGAGTCCCGCGGATTCGATCCGCTCCCGGACGTCCTCTGGCGAAAACCGGCCAACAGCGCCGCGAAGTTCATGGGCAGCGGCACCCTCCCGCCGAACGCCTACGTCACCCTCGAGCACGAATACGTGCTGATCTTCCGAAACGGCGAGGCGAAACGCGGCTTCGAGCCGAAGGCCGACCGGCGCTACGAGGCGGCGTACTTCTGGGAGGAGCGCAACCGCTGGTTCTCGGACGTCTGGACGGAGGTCAGGGGCGAACTGCAGGACCTCGACTTCGGCGACGACGATGGCGACCTTCGGGACCGCTCGGCGGCGTTCCCGCTCGAGATCCCCTACCGGCTGATCTGCATGTACTCGGCCTACGGCGACACCGTGCTCGACCCCTTCTGGGGGACGGGGACGACGACGCTGGCGGCGATGTGCGCCGGGCGACACTCCGCAGGGTACGAACTCGAGCCGGAGTTCCTCGAGGTCTTCGAGGACCGGATCGGGGACGTCCCGGAACTCTCGCGGGCGGTCGGGCGGGCGCGGCTGGAGCGCCACCGCGAGTTCGTCGAGGAACGCCGCGAAGCCGGGAAGGGCTTCGAGTACGAGGCGGAGTACTACGACACACCCGTGGTGACGAAGATGGAACGCGGGCTCCGGTTACGCGAGGTCGTCGGTGTCGACCAGGACCCGCTCGAGGGCGTAAGTGAACGAATCGATTCTGAAGAGGGGACGGCGGCCGAACCCTCCGAGACCGGAACCGGAACCGGAACCGGAACCCGTGGTAATTCGGACTGGACGTCCGGAACCGGCTACCGGGTCGAACACGCGCCGCTCTCGGTAGAGGACCGAATCGACACGGAGACGGCTCGCAACTGA
- a CDS encoding NADPH-dependent FMN reductase: MANVRIAGVCGSLRDDSTTRIALERALEAAARTGSDTTTELVDLREHDLPTFDADRDRSAAGDADTLAARIRAADAVLLGSPMYHGSYSSPLKTALDYCGFDEFQGKTVGLLAVSGGAFPVAALEHLRSVCRALNAWVIPHEAAVPRSGSAFEDGAFVDPDLEERVATLGVRAVQYATIEPDPDSFESDQNVGAEGK; encoded by the coding sequence ATGGCAAACGTTCGCATTGCCGGCGTCTGTGGGAGCCTCCGGGACGACAGCACGACGCGGATCGCCCTCGAGCGTGCGCTCGAGGCGGCAGCGCGTACGGGTTCGGACACGACGACTGAACTGGTCGACCTCCGGGAGCACGACCTCCCGACGTTCGACGCCGACCGGGACCGCTCGGCGGCCGGCGACGCCGACACGCTCGCCGCTCGGATCCGGGCTGCCGACGCCGTTCTGCTCGGTTCGCCGATGTACCACGGCTCGTACTCGTCGCCGCTCAAGACCGCACTCGATTACTGTGGCTTCGACGAGTTCCAGGGGAAGACCGTCGGCCTGCTCGCCGTCTCGGGCGGTGCCTTTCCGGTGGCGGCGCTCGAGCATCTGCGCTCGGTCTGTCGGGCGCTCAACGCCTGGGTAATCCCCCACGAGGCGGCGGTCCCGCGATCCGGGTCGGCCTTCGAGGACGGGGCGTTCGTCGACCCCGATCTCGAGGAGCGGGTCGCGACGCTTGGCGTGCGCGCAGTCCAGTACGCGACGATCGAGCCGGATCCGGATTCCTTCGAGAGCGACCAGAACGTCGGGGCCGAAGGGAAGTGA
- a CDS encoding HhH-GPD family protein, giving the protein MTDTESPPEPSFPDDLEAVRTALIEWYEDDHRDFPWRRTDDPYAILVSEVMSQQTQLGRVVEAWEAFLERWPTTAELAAADRADVVGFWTDHSLGYNNRAKYLHEAAAQIEAEYGGEFPETPAELQELMGVGPYTANAVASFAFNNGDAVVDTNVKRVLYRAFDVPDDDSVFEDAANDLMPAGRSRVWNNGIMELGGVACGQTPRCDEAGCPWREWCSAYETGDFTAPDVPTQPSFEGSRRQFRGRIISTLKEYNELELDRLGPRIRVDYAPDGEYGREWLEGLLADLADEELVELDRDGESVVARLRR; this is encoded by the coding sequence ATGACCGACACGGAGTCGCCGCCGGAGCCGTCGTTCCCCGACGACCTCGAGGCCGTCCGGACGGCGCTGATCGAGTGGTACGAGGACGACCACCGCGACTTCCCGTGGCGACGCACCGACGATCCATACGCGATCCTCGTCAGCGAGGTGATGAGCCAGCAGACCCAGCTCGGCCGGGTGGTCGAGGCCTGGGAAGCCTTCCTCGAGCGCTGGCCGACGACGGCCGAACTGGCGGCCGCCGACAGGGCCGACGTCGTGGGCTTCTGGACGGACCACAGCCTCGGCTACAACAACCGCGCGAAGTATCTCCACGAAGCCGCCGCCCAGATAGAAGCCGAGTACGGCGGCGAGTTCCCCGAGACGCCCGCCGAACTGCAGGAACTGATGGGCGTCGGCCCCTACACCGCGAACGCGGTCGCGAGTTTCGCGTTCAACAACGGGGACGCGGTCGTCGACACGAACGTCAAACGGGTCCTTTATCGGGCGTTCGACGTTCCGGACGACGATTCGGTCTTCGAGGACGCCGCGAACGACCTCATGCCCGCGGGGCGGTCGCGGGTCTGGAACAACGGCATCATGGAACTGGGCGGCGTCGCCTGCGGGCAGACGCCCCGGTGTGACGAGGCCGGCTGTCCCTGGCGGGAGTGGTGTTCGGCCTACGAAACCGGCGACTTCACCGCGCCCGACGTCCCCACCCAGCCCAGTTTCGAGGGGAGCCGCCGCCAGTTCCGCGGACGGATCATCTCGACGCTCAAGGAGTACAACGAACTCGAGTTGGATCGACTCGGGCCGCGTATCCGGGTCGACTACGCACCCGACGGCGAGTACGGCCGGGAGTGGCTCGAGGGACTCCTCGCAGATCTCGCAGACGAAGAACTCGTCGAACTCGATCGAGACGGCGAGTCGGTGGTCGCGCGTCTGCGCCGCTAA
- the ggt gene encoding gamma-glutamyltransferase translates to MTDFGSIDLDRFDSRRSTVYGNRGMVATSQPLAAEAGLSILRDGGNAFDAAVATAAALNVVEPTSTGLGGDVFALYRTADGEVGAMRSCGYAPEDATIENVRGTLEEADEDELEAYYPESRGYAVDSDDEADDLEMPFLGPHAVTVPGTARGWETTVEELGRKSLADVLEPAIGYATEGYPVSEVIAHHWSGAEDLFTDEHAREAYLFDGDSPDPGQTVTLPRLGESLRKIAERGADVVYEGEIADAIVEEIQSAGGFIRHEDLADFEPEFVDPVSTTYNGTEVYELPPNNQGLLALEALNIAEEIGAGEHDYDSAERIHAFAEAMKLAFVDGHHYVTDPEFEEIPPLASKEYSRERASAIGNSPISNPEVGVPNANAEDADTVLLTVGDEEGNLVSYINSRFAGFGSGLVAGDTGIALQNRGASFSLDPDHPNSLEPGKRPFHTLVPAVAKLDEDDWMAFGVMGGYMQPQGHLQVVSNLVDYGMNPQAALDAPRWRYREDGTIGVEERLPAKSKLARKGHDVGVLPPVMFGGAQLVRRKGDTLAGATEPRKDGVAIGF, encoded by the coding sequence ATGACCGACTTCGGTTCCATCGATCTCGATCGCTTCGATTCTAGACGCTCGACCGTCTACGGCAACCGCGGCATGGTCGCGACGAGCCAGCCGCTGGCCGCCGAAGCCGGGCTCTCGATCCTCCGGGACGGTGGCAACGCCTTCGACGCCGCCGTCGCCACCGCGGCCGCGCTCAACGTCGTCGAACCCACCTCCACGGGGCTTGGCGGCGACGTCTTCGCGCTCTATCGCACCGCCGACGGCGAGGTCGGCGCGATGCGTTCCTGTGGCTACGCGCCCGAAGACGCCACCATCGAGAACGTTCGCGGGACACTCGAGGAGGCCGACGAAGACGAACTCGAGGCGTACTACCCCGAATCCCGCGGCTACGCCGTCGACAGCGACGACGAGGCCGACGACCTCGAGATGCCGTTCCTCGGCCCGCACGCGGTCACCGTTCCCGGTACCGCTCGCGGCTGGGAGACGACCGTCGAGGAACTGGGTCGAAAGTCCCTCGCCGACGTGCTCGAGCCCGCAATCGGCTACGCGACGGAAGGCTATCCCGTCTCGGAGGTCATCGCCCACCACTGGAGCGGTGCCGAGGACCTGTTCACCGACGAACACGCCCGCGAGGCGTACCTCTTCGACGGCGACAGTCCCGATCCCGGACAGACCGTCACGCTGCCCCGACTCGGCGAGTCGCTCCGCAAGATCGCCGAGCGGGGCGCCGACGTCGTCTACGAGGGCGAGATCGCGGACGCGATCGTCGAGGAGATCCAGTCCGCCGGCGGGTTCATTCGCCACGAGGACCTGGCCGACTTCGAACCCGAGTTCGTCGACCCCGTCAGCACGACCTACAACGGGACCGAAGTCTACGAACTCCCGCCGAACAACCAGGGACTGCTCGCCCTCGAGGCGCTGAACATCGCCGAGGAGATCGGCGCGGGCGAGCACGACTACGACTCGGCCGAGCGGATCCACGCCTTCGCGGAGGCAATGAAGCTGGCGTTCGTCGACGGCCACCACTACGTCACCGACCCCGAGTTCGAGGAGATCCCGCCGCTGGCGTCGAAGGAGTACTCCCGCGAGCGCGCGTCCGCGATCGGGAATTCGCCCATCTCGAACCCGGAGGTCGGCGTCCCGAACGCCAACGCCGAGGACGCCGACACCGTCCTGCTGACCGTTGGCGACGAGGAAGGCAATCTGGTTTCCTACATCAACTCCCGGTTCGCCGGCTTCGGGAGCGGACTCGTCGCCGGCGACACGGGCATCGCCCTGCAGAACCGCGGCGCGTCGTTCTCGCTCGATCCCGACCATCCCAACAGCTTAGAGCCCGGCAAGCGCCCGTTTCACACTCTGGTTCCGGCGGTCGCGAAGCTCGACGAGGACGACTGGATGGCCTTCGGCGTCATGGGCGGTTACATGCAGCCCCAGGGCCACCTCCAGGTCGTCTCGAACCTGGTCGACTACGGGATGAACCCGCAGGCGGCGCTGGACGCGCCGCGCTGGCGCTACCGCGAGGACGGGACGATCGGCGTCGAGGAGCGGCTCCCGGCGAAGTCGAAACTGGCACGGAAGGGCCACGACGTCGGCGTCCTCCCGCCCGTGATGTTCGGCGGAGCACAGCTAGTTCGTCGGAAGGGCGACACGCTCGCCGGCGCGACCGAACCCCGGAAGGACGGCGTCGCGATCGGGTTCTGA
- a CDS encoding DUF5830 family protein: protein MADEGDEPATAREPDTTAGAGRTDDDPEGDDRHRHRHPDDRVELGLALLARLEHESLPLPEAVDRIETVTTDPTATRTILDEAELRGIIDREDGIVRPKSRQYVSFDRDVITKEGEFTCRRCGSGLSTGYFVDLEAGELGPFGSSCIRKVTGRE from the coding sequence ATGGCCGACGAGGGCGACGAACCGGCGACGGCGAGGGAACCGGACACGACGGCCGGAGCGGGACGGACCGACGACGACCCCGAGGGGGACGACCGCCATCGCCACCGTCACCCCGACGACCGGGTCGAACTCGGGCTCGCCCTCCTCGCGCGACTCGAGCACGAGTCGTTGCCCCTGCCCGAGGCGGTCGACCGGATCGAGACCGTCACGACCGATCCGACCGCCACTCGGACGATCCTCGACGAGGCCGAACTCCGCGGGATCATCGACCGCGAGGACGGGATCGTTCGCCCGAAGAGCCGCCAGTACGTCAGCTTCGATCGCGACGTCATCACCAAGGAGGGCGAGTTCACCTGCCGGCGCTGCGGGTCCGGGCTCTCAACCGGCTATTTCGTCGACCTCGAGGCGGGCGAACTCGGTCCCTTCGGGTCCTCGTGCATTCGAAAGGTGACGGGCCGGGAGTGA
- a CDS encoding TVP38/TMEM64 family protein has protein sequence MSPSLPSPPSLRSSSGSIRTLLGALTVGALVLAGLAVSPGDVLGGLESLAADPYRFGLVVGGLYLARPALAWPTTPLAVVVGYGYGIAVGVPIALLGVVATVLPVFLAVRRFRSGEAEEADSRSECTGDADRSKPLLERAGAVADRYYGATGQFRGVTASRLAPIPSDIATAAAAASGVRLRHFVAGTVAGELPWTVAAVVVGASAATVTTDGLGDLGLALSVACGLGAVLLLAGPAYRALRGRFAVESADSRSSRPSQSD, from the coding sequence ATGTCGCCGTCCCTGCCGTCGCCGCCCTCGCTGCGATCCTCGTCAGGATCCATCCGTACGCTCCTCGGCGCGCTGACCGTCGGGGCACTCGTTCTCGCGGGGCTGGCAGTCTCTCCCGGCGACGTCCTGGGGGGACTCGAGTCGCTGGCGGCCGATCCGTACCGCTTCGGGCTCGTCGTGGGTGGGCTCTACCTCGCCCGGCCGGCGCTGGCCTGGCCGACGACCCCGCTCGCGGTCGTCGTCGGCTACGGCTACGGGATCGCAGTCGGCGTCCCGATCGCGCTCCTCGGAGTGGTCGCGACCGTTCTCCCGGTCTTCCTCGCCGTTCGTCGGTTCCGTTCTGGGGAAGCTGAGGAGGCTGACTCCCGCTCCGAGTGTACTGGCGACGCCGATCGGTCGAAACCCCTGCTCGAGCGGGCCGGTGCCGTCGCGGACCGATACTACGGGGCCACAGGACAGTTTCGGGGGGTGACCGCCTCGCGGCTGGCTCCGATTCCGTCGGACATAGCGACCGCCGCAGCGGCAGCGAGCGGCGTTCGACTCCGTCACTTCGTGGCCGGAACGGTCGCGGGCGAACTCCCGTGGACTGTCGCTGCGGTGGTCGTGGGCGCGTCGGCCGCGACCGTCACGACGGACGGCCTCGGTGATCTCGGCCTCGCGCTGTCCGTCGCCTGTGGCCTCGGCGCTGTGCTGTTACTTGCCGGGCCGGCGTACCGGGCGCTTCGCGGTCGGTTCGCTGTAGAATCGGCCGATTCGCGCTCGAGTCGGCCGTCGCAGTCCGATTAG